From Coffea arabica cultivar ET-39 chromosome 9c, Coffea Arabica ET-39 HiFi, whole genome shotgun sequence, one genomic window encodes:
- the LOC113708008 gene encoding pentatricopeptide repeat-containing protein At5g46460, mitochondrial-like isoform X1 — protein sequence MLFLRALFQKLNYMSRSSTIQRNFVPILLIKPFKSLLRFVKYSTLSAPSCNSVLNYHIKNGKLDEARAIFDKIITPDVYLCTRMLSGYLENRRFDEALELFDEIPVKDIVTWNLMMKGCFDCGEVEMGLTLFDAMPERNVISWTTSMSGLLKVGLVEEAERLFLGMPVRDVAAWNAIIYGYFANGRVDDAMKLFNMMPSRNVISWTSMISGLDQHGRTDEALLMFAKMVGFGIVPSSSTFSSVITACANMLDLYLGVQVHGYILKLGCLFDAYVSASLVTFYANCKKMDDSLKVFNEKLHMNVAVWTSLLTGYGMNSMYEEALNVVVSMYRNGVLPNQSSFTSALNCCSEMEDVDQGKEMHGAAVKLGLNTDAFVGNSLAVLYSKCGNLKDGIVIFKEISDKNIVSWNTIIVGCAQHGCGKWALTFFGQMVRARVCPDDITFTGLLSACSHSGMLQKGRYFFDYLRQHKTMEVKLEHYACMLDVLCRCGELEEAENLIRNMPMRPNLSMWLSLLNGCRKDCNLDLAERVAKDVFSLDPDCSSAYVLLSNMYAYAGRWEDVARTRVQMKKRRTIKQPGCSWVTQKGVRHIFVSGDKSHPLSSKIYQKLEWLGEKLKEYGYVPDRRLALHDVEDEQKESILSYHSERLAICFALIDSEERSAITVMKNLRVCEDCHSAIKVIAIIANREIILRDSTRFHHFRDGLCSCRDCW from the coding sequence ATGCTGTTTCTGCGCGCcttatttcaaaagttaaactaTATGTCAAGATCATCAACCATCCAAAGAAATTTTGTCCCAATTCTTCTCATAAAGCCCTTCAAATCTTTGTTGCGCTTTGTAAAATACTCTACATTAAGTGCTCCCAGTTGTAATTCAGTCCTGAATTATCACATAAAAAACGGAAAACTCGATGAAGCAAGAGcaatttttgacaaaattatAACACCGGATGTGTACTTATGCACTAGGATGTTATCTGGGTATTTGGAAAATCGTAGATTCGATGAAGCATTGGAACTGTTTGATGAAATCCCTGTGAAAGACATAGTAACATGGAATTTAATGATGAAGGGGTGTTTCGATTGTGGGGAAGTTGAGATGGGTTTGACACTGTTTGATGCAATGCCTGAGAGGAATGTGATTTCCTGGACTACTTCGATGAGCGGATTGTTAAAAGTTGGACTAGTTGAAGAGGCTGAGAGGTTGTTTTTGGGGATGCCTGTGAGGGATGTAGCAGCATGGAATGCAATAATCTATGGGTATTTTGCAAATGGAAGAGTGGACGATGCGATGAAGTTATTCAACATGATGCCTTCTAGGAATGTCATATCATGGACCTCGATGATTAGTGGGCTTGATCAGCATGGGAGGACTGATGAGGCTCTGTTGATGTTTGCAAAGATGGTGGGGTTTGGGATTGTGCCCTCTTCCAGTACTTTTTCCAGCGTAATTACAGCTTGTGCAAATATGTTAGACTTATATCTAGGTGTTCAAGTGCATGGGTACATATTGAAGTTGGGATGCCTTTTTGATGCATATGTCAGTGCTTCTCTTGTCACTTTTTAtgctaattgcaagaaaatggaTGATTCTCTTAAAGTATTTAATGAGAAGCTGCACATGAATGTAGCTGTATGGACATCCCTTTTGACGGGATATGGTATGAACAGCATGTATGAAGAGGCATTGAATGTTGTGGTGTCCATGTACAGAAATGGGGTTCTTCCAAATCAATCTTCTTTTACAAGTGCTTTAAATTGTTGTTCTGAAATGGAAGATGTTGATCAGGGTAAAGAAATGCATGGTGCAGCAGTCAAGCTTGGATTGAACACTGATGCTTTTGTGGGTAATTCTCTAGCTGTATTGTATTCTAAGTGTGGAAATTTAAAGGACGGGATAGTCATATTCAAGGAGATTTCAGACAAAAACATAGTATCATGGAATACCATTATTGTTGGATGCGCACAACACGGATGTGGTAAGTGGGCACTCACCTTTTTTGGCCAAATGGTACGTGCACGAGTGTGCCCTGATGATATTACATTCACAGGTTTGCTCTCAGCTTGTAGCCATAGTGGTATGCTTCAGAAAGGAAGATATTTCTTTGATTATCTACGGCAACACAAAACCATGGAGGTGAAGCTTGAGCACTATGCTTGTATGTTGGATGTACTCTGCCGATGTGGAGAATTGGAAGAAGCAGAGAATTTGATAAGAAACATGCCCATGAGACCAAATTTGTCAATGTGGCTTTCTCTCCTAAATGGTTGCAGGAAAGATTGTAATTTAGATTTAGCTGAAAGAGTCGCAAAAGATGTTTTCTCTTTAGATCCAGATTGTAGCTCTGCTTATGTATTGTTGTCCAACATGTATGCTTATGCTGGTAGATGGGAGGATGTTGCAAGAACTAGGGtgcaaatgaaaaaaaggagaaCGATTAAACAGCCTGGATGCAGTTGGGTGACTCAAAAAGGTGTGCGACACATATTTGTGTCTGGTGATAAGTCACATCCTCTGAGCAGCAAAATTTATCAAAAGTTAGAGTGGTTAGGGGAAAAGTTGAAGGAGTATGGGTATGTCCCTGATCGAAGGTTGGCTTTACATGATGTGGAGGATGAACAAAAAGAATCAATCTTGTCATATCATAGTGAGAGGCTTGCTATTTGCTTTGCACTCATTGACAGTGAGGAGAGAAGTGCTATAACAGTAATGAAGAATCTACGTGTGTGTGAGGATTGCCACTCTGCCATCAAGGTAATAGCAATAATTGCTAATCGTGAAATCATTCTTCGAGATTCTACTCGCTTTCATCATTTCAGGGATGGGTTATGTTCCTGCAGGGACTGCTGGTAG
- the LOC113709121 gene encoding membrane protein PM19L-like codes for MAVAAMRPVAGLLLALNFCMYVIILGIGGWSLNRAIDHGFIIGAGFDLPAHFSPIYFPMGNAATGFLVLFSLIAGVVGVASVITGANHLRFWDIDSLPAAASAATIAWSLTLLAMGLACKEIELRIRIARLRTMEAFLIILSATQLLYIAAIHAASTRRRV; via the exons ATGGCTGTTGCGGCAATGAGACCTGTCGCCGGACTCCTACTAGCTCTTAATTTCTGCATGTATGTCATAATCTTGGGCATTGGTGGCTGGTCTTTGAATAGAGCCATTGATCATGGTTTCATCATTG GTGCCGGATTTGACTTACCAGCACACTTTTCACCTATATACTTCCCCATGGGAAATGCAGCCACTGGATTTCTTGTGCTGTTTTCCTTGATTGCTGGCGTTGTAGGAGTAGCATCTGTCATAACTGGAGCAAACCATCTTCGTTTCTGGGACATTGATAGCTTGCCCGCTGCTGCTTCTGCTGCCACAATTGCCTGGAGTCTAACTCTTCTGGCCATGGG CCTTGCTTGTAAAGAGATTGAACTACGCATCAGGATTGCCCGTCTG aGAACTATGGAAGCATTCTTGATCATTCTCTCAGCCACCCAACTCTTGTACATTGCTGCCATTCATGCTGCGTCAACAAGAAGACGAGTCTAA
- the LOC113708008 gene encoding pentatricopeptide repeat-containing protein At5g46460, mitochondrial-like isoform X2 has protein sequence MLFLRALFQKLNYMSRSSTIQRNFVPILLIKPFKSLLRFVKYSTLSAPSCNSVLNYHIKNGKLDEARAIFDKIITPDVYLCTRMLSGYLENRRFDEALELFDEIPVKDIVTWNLMMKGCFDCGEVEMGLTLFDAMPERNVISWTTSMSGLLKVGLVEEAERLFLGMPVRDVAAWNAIIYGYFANGRVDDAMKLFNMMPSRNVISWTSMISGLDQHGRTDEALLMFAKMVGFGIVPSSSTFSSVITACANMLDLYLGVQVHGYILKLGCLFDAYVSASLVTFYANCKKMDDSLKVFNEKLHMNVAVWTSLLTGYGMNSMYEEALNVVVSMYRNGVLPNQSSFTSALNCCSEMEDVDQGKEMHGAAVKLGLNTDAFVGNSLAVLYSKCGNLKDGIVIFKEISDKNIVSWNTIIVGCAQHGCGLLSACSHSGMLQKGRYFFDYLRQHKTMEVKLEHYACMLDVLCRCGELEEAENLIRNMPMRPNLSMWLSLLNGCRKDCNLDLAERVAKDVFSLDPDCSSAYVLLSNMYAYAGRWEDVARTRVQMKKRRTIKQPGCSWVTQKGVRHIFVSGDKSHPLSSKIYQKLEWLGEKLKEYGYVPDRRLALHDVEDEQKESILSYHSERLAICFALIDSEERSAITVMKNLRVCEDCHSAIKVIAIIANREIILRDSTRFHHFRDGLCSCRDCW, from the exons ATGCTGTTTCTGCGCGCcttatttcaaaagttaaactaTATGTCAAGATCATCAACCATCCAAAGAAATTTTGTCCCAATTCTTCTCATAAAGCCCTTCAAATCTTTGTTGCGCTTTGTAAAATACTCTACATTAAGTGCTCCCAGTTGTAATTCAGTCCTGAATTATCACATAAAAAACGGAAAACTCGATGAAGCAAGAGcaatttttgacaaaattatAACACCGGATGTGTACTTATGCACTAGGATGTTATCTGGGTATTTGGAAAATCGTAGATTCGATGAAGCATTGGAACTGTTTGATGAAATCCCTGTGAAAGACATAGTAACATGGAATTTAATGATGAAGGGGTGTTTCGATTGTGGGGAAGTTGAGATGGGTTTGACACTGTTTGATGCAATGCCTGAGAGGAATGTGATTTCCTGGACTACTTCGATGAGCGGATTGTTAAAAGTTGGACTAGTTGAAGAGGCTGAGAGGTTGTTTTTGGGGATGCCTGTGAGGGATGTAGCAGCATGGAATGCAATAATCTATGGGTATTTTGCAAATGGAAGAGTGGACGATGCGATGAAGTTATTCAACATGATGCCTTCTAGGAATGTCATATCATGGACCTCGATGATTAGTGGGCTTGATCAGCATGGGAGGACTGATGAGGCTCTGTTGATGTTTGCAAAGATGGTGGGGTTTGGGATTGTGCCCTCTTCCAGTACTTTTTCCAGCGTAATTACAGCTTGTGCAAATATGTTAGACTTATATCTAGGTGTTCAAGTGCATGGGTACATATTGAAGTTGGGATGCCTTTTTGATGCATATGTCAGTGCTTCTCTTGTCACTTTTTAtgctaattgcaagaaaatggaTGATTCTCTTAAAGTATTTAATGAGAAGCTGCACATGAATGTAGCTGTATGGACATCCCTTTTGACGGGATATGGTATGAACAGCATGTATGAAGAGGCATTGAATGTTGTGGTGTCCATGTACAGAAATGGGGTTCTTCCAAATCAATCTTCTTTTACAAGTGCTTTAAATTGTTGTTCTGAAATGGAAGATGTTGATCAGGGTAAAGAAATGCATGGTGCAGCAGTCAAGCTTGGATTGAACACTGATGCTTTTGTGGGTAATTCTCTAGCTGTATTGTATTCTAAGTGTGGAAATTTAAAGGACGGGATAGTCATATTCAAGGAGATTTCAGACAAAAACATAGTATCATGGAATACCATTATTGTTGGATGCGCACAACACGGATGTG GTTTGCTCTCAGCTTGTAGCCATAGTGGTATGCTTCAGAAAGGAAGATATTTCTTTGATTATCTACGGCAACACAAAACCATGGAGGTGAAGCTTGAGCACTATGCTTGTATGTTGGATGTACTCTGCCGATGTGGAGAATTGGAAGAAGCAGAGAATTTGATAAGAAACATGCCCATGAGACCAAATTTGTCAATGTGGCTTTCTCTCCTAAATGGTTGCAGGAAAGATTGTAATTTAGATTTAGCTGAAAGAGTCGCAAAAGATGTTTTCTCTTTAGATCCAGATTGTAGCTCTGCTTATGTATTGTTGTCCAACATGTATGCTTATGCTGGTAGATGGGAGGATGTTGCAAGAACTAGGGtgcaaatgaaaaaaaggagaaCGATTAAACAGCCTGGATGCAGTTGGGTGACTCAAAAAGGTGTGCGACACATATTTGTGTCTGGTGATAAGTCACATCCTCTGAGCAGCAAAATTTATCAAAAGTTAGAGTGGTTAGGGGAAAAGTTGAAGGAGTATGGGTATGTCCCTGATCGAAGGTTGGCTTTACATGATGTGGAGGATGAACAAAAAGAATCAATCTTGTCATATCATAGTGAGAGGCTTGCTATTTGCTTTGCACTCATTGACAGTGAGGAGAGAAGTGCTATAACAGTAATGAAGAATCTACGTGTGTGTGAGGATTGCCACTCTGCCATCAAGGTAATAGCAATAATTGCTAATCGTGAAATCATTCTTCGAGATTCTACTCGCTTTCATCATTTCAGGGATGGGTTATGTTCCTGCAGGGACTGCTGGTAG
- the LOC113708008 gene encoding pentatricopeptide repeat-containing protein At5g46460, mitochondrial-like isoform X3: MLFLRALFQKLNYMSRSSTIQRNFVPILLIKPFKSLLRFVKYSTLSAPSCNSVLNYHIKNGKLDEARAIFDKIITPDVYLCTRMLSGYLENRRFDEALELFDEIPVKDIVTWNLMMKGCFDCGEVEMGLTLFDAMPERNVISWTTSMSGLLKVGLVEEAERLFLGMPVRDVAAWNAIIYGYFANGRVDDAMKLFNMMPSRNVISWTSMISGLDQHGRTDEALLMFAKMVGFGIVPSSSTFSSVITACANMLDLYLGVQVHGYILKLGCLFDAYVSASLVTFYANCKKMDDSLKVFNEKLHMNVAVWTSLLTGYGMNSMYEEALNVVVSMYRNGVLPNQSSFTSALNCCSEMEDVDQGKEMHGAAVKLGLNTDAFVGNSLAVLYSKCGNLKDGIVIFKEISDKNIVSWNTIIVGCAQHGCGKWALTFFGQMVRARVCPDDITFTGLLSACSHSGMLQKGRYFFDYLRQHKTMEVKLEHYACMLDVLCRCGELEEAENLIRNMPMRPNLSMWLSLLNGCRKDCNLDLAERVAKDVFSLDPDCSSAYVLLSNMYAYAGRWEDVARTRVQMKKRRTIKQPGCSWVTQKGVRHIFVSGDKSHPLSSKIYQKLEWLGEKLKEYGYVPDRRLALHDVEDEQKESILSYHSERLAICFALIDSEERSAITVMKNLRVCEDCHSAIKGLLVV; this comes from the exons ATGCTGTTTCTGCGCGCcttatttcaaaagttaaactaTATGTCAAGATCATCAACCATCCAAAGAAATTTTGTCCCAATTCTTCTCATAAAGCCCTTCAAATCTTTGTTGCGCTTTGTAAAATACTCTACATTAAGTGCTCCCAGTTGTAATTCAGTCCTGAATTATCACATAAAAAACGGAAAACTCGATGAAGCAAGAGcaatttttgacaaaattatAACACCGGATGTGTACTTATGCACTAGGATGTTATCTGGGTATTTGGAAAATCGTAGATTCGATGAAGCATTGGAACTGTTTGATGAAATCCCTGTGAAAGACATAGTAACATGGAATTTAATGATGAAGGGGTGTTTCGATTGTGGGGAAGTTGAGATGGGTTTGACACTGTTTGATGCAATGCCTGAGAGGAATGTGATTTCCTGGACTACTTCGATGAGCGGATTGTTAAAAGTTGGACTAGTTGAAGAGGCTGAGAGGTTGTTTTTGGGGATGCCTGTGAGGGATGTAGCAGCATGGAATGCAATAATCTATGGGTATTTTGCAAATGGAAGAGTGGACGATGCGATGAAGTTATTCAACATGATGCCTTCTAGGAATGTCATATCATGGACCTCGATGATTAGTGGGCTTGATCAGCATGGGAGGACTGATGAGGCTCTGTTGATGTTTGCAAAGATGGTGGGGTTTGGGATTGTGCCCTCTTCCAGTACTTTTTCCAGCGTAATTACAGCTTGTGCAAATATGTTAGACTTATATCTAGGTGTTCAAGTGCATGGGTACATATTGAAGTTGGGATGCCTTTTTGATGCATATGTCAGTGCTTCTCTTGTCACTTTTTAtgctaattgcaagaaaatggaTGATTCTCTTAAAGTATTTAATGAGAAGCTGCACATGAATGTAGCTGTATGGACATCCCTTTTGACGGGATATGGTATGAACAGCATGTATGAAGAGGCATTGAATGTTGTGGTGTCCATGTACAGAAATGGGGTTCTTCCAAATCAATCTTCTTTTACAAGTGCTTTAAATTGTTGTTCTGAAATGGAAGATGTTGATCAGGGTAAAGAAATGCATGGTGCAGCAGTCAAGCTTGGATTGAACACTGATGCTTTTGTGGGTAATTCTCTAGCTGTATTGTATTCTAAGTGTGGAAATTTAAAGGACGGGATAGTCATATTCAAGGAGATTTCAGACAAAAACATAGTATCATGGAATACCATTATTGTTGGATGCGCACAACACGGATGTGGTAAGTGGGCACTCACCTTTTTTGGCCAAATGGTACGTGCACGAGTGTGCCCTGATGATATTACATTCACAGGTTTGCTCTCAGCTTGTAGCCATAGTGGTATGCTTCAGAAAGGAAGATATTTCTTTGATTATCTACGGCAACACAAAACCATGGAGGTGAAGCTTGAGCACTATGCTTGTATGTTGGATGTACTCTGCCGATGTGGAGAATTGGAAGAAGCAGAGAATTTGATAAGAAACATGCCCATGAGACCAAATTTGTCAATGTGGCTTTCTCTCCTAAATGGTTGCAGGAAAGATTGTAATTTAGATTTAGCTGAAAGAGTCGCAAAAGATGTTTTCTCTTTAGATCCAGATTGTAGCTCTGCTTATGTATTGTTGTCCAACATGTATGCTTATGCTGGTAGATGGGAGGATGTTGCAAGAACTAGGGtgcaaatgaaaaaaaggagaaCGATTAAACAGCCTGGATGCAGTTGGGTGACTCAAAAAGGTGTGCGACACATATTTGTGTCTGGTGATAAGTCACATCCTCTGAGCAGCAAAATTTATCAAAAGTTAGAGTGGTTAGGGGAAAAGTTGAAGGAGTATGGGTATGTCCCTGATCGAAGGTTGGCTTTACATGATGTGGAGGATGAACAAAAAGAATCAATCTTGTCATATCATAGTGAGAGGCTTGCTATTTGCTTTGCACTCATTGACAGTGAGGAGAGAAGTGCTATAACAGTAATGAAGAATCTACGTGTGTGTGAGGATTGCCACTCTGCCATCAAG GGACTGCTGGTAGTATGA
- the LOC113707663 gene encoding large ribosomal subunit protein eL32z-like: MAVPLISKKIVKKRVKKFKRPQSDRKISVKTNWRRPKGIDSRVRRKFKGCTLMPNIGYGSDKKTRHYLPNGFKKFVVHNVSELELLMMHNRTYCAEIAHNVSTKKRKEIVERAAQLDVVVTNKLARLRSQEDE, translated from the exons ATGGCGGTACCTTTGATTTCGAAGAAGATAGTGAAGAAGAGGGTCAAGAAGTTCAAGCGACCCCAGAGCGACCGAAAAATCTCCGTCAAG ACCAATTGGCGCAGGCCTAAGGGTATTGACTCTCGGGTCAGGAGAAAGTTCAAGGGATGCACTTTGATGCCCAATATTGGGTATGGATCTGATAAGAAGACTCGCCATTATCTTCCCAATGGTTTTAAGAAGTTTGTCGTGCACAATGTCAGTGAGCTTGAGTTATTGATGATGCACAACAG GACTTACTGTGCTGAGATTGCACACAACGTGTCCACAAAGAAGAGGAAAGAGATAGTGGAGCGTGCAGCTCAGCTAGATGTTGTTGTTACTAACAAGCTTGCTAGGCTGCGGAGCCAGGAGGATGAATGA